GATTTGGAAGCTTTGATGGCACACCTTAACTGGCCAGATGCCCACATTGTCGGACATTCTTGGACAGGAAAACTAGCATTGATCTGGGCGCGACAGAATGTCGATCGCCTTTCGAGTATGATTTTAGTAGACCCCATCTTCATCACCAAGCTGCCCGCTGTGATGAAACTCACGCTACCAATTGTTTACCGCAAGTTAGACTGTCTCAAATGTATGGGCCCGTTTGTGGCTTTAGCCCAAGCCGAAGCAGCAGCTAAACAATCGGGAGAATACGCGGGTTGGAGCCAAATGCAGCAAATGATATTTCAAAACCACATCGAACAAAAGTCAGACGGAAGTTGGGGAAGTAAATTTACGATTCCCGCCAGAAATCAGATTTTTGCCCAAGTGATGGAAGTTGCCGGTTTAACGGAAAATATTGATATTCCGACTTTGTTCGTACAGCCGGAAACAGGCGTAAATCGCATGGATTGGCAAATGCAGCCCTACAAAACATACTTGCAAAATCTGACAATTGTCAAAGTACCGGGGAATCACTGGTGTTTTTTGACTCAACCGCAAACTTTCAATCAAACTGTGGCAGAATTTTTAGATAGCCGTTCATAGTGAGGACTTCAGTCCTCTTAAGACTTGCACAAAGGATTCGCATTCGTTACTACCCAGAATGAATTTAGAAATTATCGCACATCGAGGATTTTCGGCGATCGCCCCTGAGAACACTTTAGCAGCTTTTTCCAGGGCGATCGCCCGTGGAGCCAATTCGATCGAATTTGACATCCAACTATCCGCCGACAGCGTGCCCGTAATTTTCCACGACGCCACCCTGGAGAGAATCACCGGAGTTTCGGGTAAAGTCAGGGAAACAAGCCTGTCTCAATTGCAGACACTCAATGCTGGTAAATGGTTTGGCGATGAATTTTCAGCCGAAAAAATCCCTACCCTCACAGAAGCCTTAGCTATCCTCAAGAATGTTGACAAATTTCTCTACTTTGATGTCAAGCCGCACTGCGAATGGTCGGATGCAGAAGTTGCGGATTTTGTCAAGACTTTGCGAGGTGCAGGAATTCAAGAAAAATGCGTTATTACCTCGTTTAGCGAGAAATTTTTGGCACAAGTGCGGCGGTTAGATGGCGATTTGGCGATCGGACACATTGTTGCTAATCTAGAAGCATATAAAACTCAATTGTCTCAAGCCATTACCCATCGCGATAACTTGATTAGCAGCCTCTATCGTGTTTTATTGGAAAACCCCGCACTAATTCAAGAAACCCGCAATCAAGGAGTTGACATTGTGGCGTGGACGGTGGACGATCCAGCAGATATGCAAAAGTTGATTGATTTAGGTATTACTCGAATTGTCACTAATTGTTTGATAGGATAGTTTTAACCGCAGATTAACGCAGATTAACGCAGATAATAGATGAATTACTTTCGCCAAAACATCCATGAAATGTCTGGTTATGTGCCGGGAGAACAGCCACCGATAGGCACAAAAATTATTAAATTAAATTCTAACGAAAATCCCTATCCGCCTTCTCCGAAAGCCTTAAAGGTGCTTCAGGAAATCGACCCTGAAATGCTGCGGCGCTATCCAGATCCAACTGGCAAAAGTTTCCGCATCGCCGCTAGTAAAGCTTTGGGAGTTCCTGACGATTGGATTGCGGTAGGTAACGGCAGCGACGATTTATTAAACTTGATAGTTCGCGCTGTGGGGGAAGCTGGTAAACCGATTGTTTGTCCCGCACCTACCTATGTATTGTACCGAACTCTGGCAGAAATTCAAGATGCAGAATTTGTCGAAGTTCCCTATCCAGACGACTACAAGTTACCCGTTGATTTGCTAATAGCAGCTAGAGGTGCTGTGACATTTGTAGCTTCGCCAAACAGTCCGTCGGGAACCGCCATATCTGTTGCCGATTTGGAGCAATTAGCTCAAAATTTATCTGGTATTCTGGTCATTGATGAAGCTTATGTAGATTTCGCAGAAAATAATGCTTTGGAGTTGACACAAAAGTATAGTAATGTTATAGTTTTGAGGACGCTTTCCAAAGGCTATTCGTTAGCAGGATTGAGGTTAGGTTTTGCCATAGCAAATCCGTTCCTGCTGGCGGAATTAAATAAAATTAAAGACAGTTATAATGTGGATGCTGTAGCGTATGCGGTGGCGGCGGGGGCGATCGCAGATCCAGACCACAAAACAGCCAACGCCGAAAAAATCAAGGCTTCCAGAGCCAAACTAGCCGTTGTATTCAAGGAATTAGGCTTTGAAGTTTGGCCATCGCAAACCAACTTTTTGTTAGTTAGGCCGCCCAACGGCGATGCAGAAAGGATTTATCAAATACTGAAAGAACGGGGAATATTGATTCGATACTTCAATCAACCGCGATTAGAAGACAAATTGCGGATTAGTGTAGGTACAGAAGAACAAAATCAAATATTAGTTACAATTTTGAAAGAAATCCTCTAAATAACCCAGCAATATATACAGGTTCGTAGTGAGGACTTCAGTCCGCATCCATCCGAAGATTCAACCCCCAAAAATTAAACAGGTTCGATCGTTCGGACTTCAGTCCGCATCCATCCCATAACTCGAATTCCTCACGATAAACCATTTGATTACGGATAATTATTAGGATTGTCGATCGCCAAACCAGCCGACTGAGCAATATTCAGCAATCGATTATCCGCCGAAACAAAAATTAGTTAAGTTTCTGGCATTGATCTTAAAACAGATTGAACCCGCAAAGCAGATGCCAATTGTACAGCATCATAAGCCCGCAGTGGATATTGAACAATCAGTTCACCCGCCCTTTCAACCAGTGCCTCATCAACTTCAATAACTCTATACCGACTATTGAATTCAGAGCGAAACTTTTGAATAAGTGCAGCAACTTCCGCAGCATTTATACCGCCTTCACGCTGTCTTCGTGCAAAAGCACTAAGAACTTCCACCCAGGTGATGCGCACGAGAAGCAGCGAATTACCCGTCTGGGAATCCGTGAGAGTCTTGATCCAAGGGCTGCCAATTTCAACCACATATCTTTTGATGAGAGCGCTGCTATCCAAAAAATAAATGTTTACCACGGCCCGCGATCCTCGATAATCATTTCAGACAGAGGCTTGCCCGATTTTGCCCCTAACTTTTTAGCCAATTCATACACATCATCATCAGTTACAGCCTCGACATTCTGGGGAGTGTTAGGTAGTGGAGTCACCAATCCTCGATCGACTAAAAACTGGATTGCCAATTCTGCCTGCTTTTTTGGATCGTCAGCCCAGAGTTGAATCTGCACAGTTTCCCCATCTTGGAAAGACACAGAAGTTAAAGGACGAAAAACCCCGTTTTCGTAGATAGCAGTAATAGTTTCTGGCATAATTGGCCTCTTAATTAAATGCTTAGACTTATTGTACTTCTTTTATAGTCTTCAGTAGGGTGCGTCAGTTACGATTATTTACGATACAAACAAACAATCTCACGACTGACGCACCTCACAACAAATGGTGCGTCAGAATCATACTTTCCGCGCTGATTTGAAATTTTAAAACTGACGCACCCTACCACTTGAAGTAGGGTGCGTCAGTTACGATTATTTTTGCGACAAACAAACAATCTCACGACTGACGCACCGGGAACAAATGGTGCGTCAGAATTATACTTTCGACGCTGATGCGATAACCTCAAAACTGACGCACCCTACCACTAAAATCGTCTTACTTCGTTGCCACCACAGCCAAATTCCAAGCCAACCGCTTCATCAAAGGCAACTTCTTCAAAAACCCATCCAACCCTTCTAATCGAGAATATTCCGGTTTCAATCTCTCTTCTTCAAGAATAATCTTCTTCCAATAACGCTCATCATTCGGATGCACTTTTTCAATCAAATAAAAGCGTAAAAAAATCCACAGCGACGTTATCCAAAACGTATCGTAAGCCGTCTCCGAAAACAAAGACTCGACGAACTTGACAATATTAATATCCAAAGGAGTTTCATCCTCAGTCCGCACCTCAGTCGCCATCCGGCGGTAAACATTAATCACCGGATTGTGCTTCATCGGGTCCCAAAAACAAGCTTTGCCACCGGGTTTCAACACGCGCTGCATTTCGCGAATTGCCTTCTCTGGTTCCGGCAAATGGTGCAGCAAATTAGAAGCGTAAACAATATCGAAACTGTTGTCGGGGAAATCTAGTGCCATTGCATTGACAGTGCAACCTTCTATGGTAACGCCGTTTTTTTCTGCCAATTTCAGCGCCACATCTACCATGCCCTGAGAATAGTCTGCTGCCACGCAATGAGCGCCTTTTTTAGCAAAATAAACGCTGTTTTCTCCGGCGCCACAGCCTAAGTCTAACAGCCGTTTGCCCGTGATATCGCCCATTTGTTTGAGGATAAATCTATTTTCTGGGGCGGTGCAAGCTTCAAAGTAATCGTTAACTCGAATGCCGTCAACGTCGATTGTGGATGCCCAAGCATCATGGAATTCTCGCTCTTTTTTTAAGGTTTCTTCTTGCATTTTATTGACTATTTGTTGTGTATTCGATTGACGGGGATTAGTTGTAACTTATTCGTATCTTCTCAAGATGAATCTTTTTATCAGTCATAAAGCTCCGAATAAAATTCTGACTCTAATTTAACCAGAGGTTCTAACTCTGGTAGCTTCCACTTTCTTGTGTCAGATAACATTGATTGATTAACTCGCTGTAAACAACCTTTTAAAATTGCTACAAATTCTTCGGTTTTCAATTCTTTGTTGCCAAGATCGTAATTGCTATTTTTAGTTTCTGGCGCGCAGTCGTATTCTTTGATAGCTAACTGTAGTTGTTTGTAAATAGGATCGCTCGGTTGAATGGGTCTCCTTGGAGTGGGAGTGGGTTGATGACTGCGAGTTGACTGTATTACAGAAAGTTCAGCCGCAAATTCTTCTTGCAGTTTTTGTAAAGGTTCTAAGTCTTCCCTTTTGATAGTTTGTGTTTTTTGATCTGTCGTCCGTATAATCTTACTAAGTTCAGATAAACAATCGAATAAAGCCCTTGCAAATTTGTAGCGTGTTATCTCTATGTCATGTGTAATAAAATAAGTTGGTAAGAGACTTGTTTGAGAAAGGCAGTTGAATTTTGCCGCCACGAGTTTTAAGCTTAGGTAAGCCCAGTCAGTAGGTTTGACTATTGGATTGGGCTCAGTTATCGTCACAGTCTGTCCAGCAGGTTGAGGTTCGCTCTGAGCCTTAGCAGCATCTGGCGCTCCAACTAAACCGTAACTCAAAATTGCTGCGATCGACAACAATAAATGTACCCAAAATTTACCCATTTTCCCTCATCTCCCGGTACTTTTACAGCAGTAGGGCGAGCAAAGCCCGCCCTACAAATCAACTGAAAACTGGTAAAGAATTGGAAATTTAAGATTGAGCTACTGTTGCTACTTTCGATGTCTTACCAGCAGTATATTCTTGCTGCAATGACACATACAGCCGATTTAAGGCGCTGATGTATGCTTCTGCGGAGGCTACAATAATGTCGGTATTTGCCGAGTGCCCAGAAAATACTTTGCCTTCGTGACGCAAGCGAATTGTCACTTCGCCGATCGCATCTATGCCTCCTGTCACCGATTGTACCGAAAACTCGATCAACTCATTCGGTACATTTACCACGCGGTTAATCGCCCTGTAAATCGCATCTACAGGCCCAGTACCGATCGCAGCATCGCTCAATTCTTCCCCTGCCGGATTCCGCACGGTGACGGTGGCTGTCGGCCGCGATTTGTCGCCACAGGAAACCTGTACCAATTCTAACCGGAACAGTTCCGGTGCTTGGTGGACTTCATTATTGGCGATCGCCTCCAAATCCCAATCGGTAATCTCTTTTTTCTTGTCAGCTAAATCCTTAAACTTGACAAAAGCCTTATTTAGCTCATCATCAGCCATTTCAAAACCCAACTCTTTCAAGCGAGTTTGAAAAGCATGGCGGCCGGATAATTTACCCAAGATGATTTGATTTTCGGTTAAGCCGATCGACTCAGCGTCCATAATCTCGTATGTCCGCTTATTTTTCAGCACTCCGTCTTGATGAATTCCCGACTCGTGGGCGAAAGCATTAGCGCCGACAATCGCCTTATTTGGCTGCACCAACATCCCCGTTAAATTGGAAACCAAGCGCGATGTTTTGTAAATTTGGCGCGAGTCAATATTTGTCAGCGGTTCGTCAGAATCCGCAGATCGGCCCAAGAACGGATTATAATATTGACGCCGGACGTAAAGCGCCATTACCAACTCTTCCAAAGCGGCATTTCCCGCCCGTTCGCCAATGCCGTTAATCGTGCATTCCAACTGTCTGGCGCCATTTTTCACAGCTTCCAAAAAGTTAGCAACGGCCAATCCTAAATCATTGTGACCGTGAACCGAAATAATTGCGCGATCGATATTCGGCACATTTTCCTTAATTCCCCGAATCAAATCGCCATACTCGCTGGGAGTCGTGTAGCCCACAGTATCGGGAATATTAACAGTAGTTGCACCGGCGGCGATCGCCCGTTCCAGAACCTGATACAAAAACTCCGGTTCCGAACGACAAGCATCTTCGGGCGAAAACTCCACATCATCCACAAAAGACTTAGCGTAGGCCACCATTTCGGGCACAATTTCCAGAATCTCAGCCCGAGTCTTTTTCAGCTTATATTGCAAGTGAATGTCTGATGTCGCTAGAAACGTATGAATTCGCGCATTTACGGCTGGTTTCAGAGCTTCCGCTGCTGTTTTAATATCTTGTTGTCTCGCCCTTGCCAAACCGCAAATTGTCGGCCCATCTTCCGTGCCAACCGATCGGGCTATTTTTTGAACAGCTTCAAAATCTCCCGTGCTGGTAAAAGGGAAACCCGCTTCAATCACATCCACGCCCAATCTCGCTAACTGACGGGCGATAGTCAGTTTTTCATCCACATTCAGAGATGCACCCGGAGATTGTTCTCCGTCCCGCAAAGTCGTATCGAAAATAATAATCCGGTCTTGACTTGGTTGAGTTTTCATAGCTCTACAAAAGTATTTTCCTGATTTTTACTTGTCCGTTTTTCTGGGTACGCGAGCTCCCAGTGAGTCCATCTATTTTAGATTTTAGATTTTAGATTTTAGATTTTAGATTTAGTTCACAGATTCATCTAGGAGTTTGAACTTTGGTCTAAAATTTTTCGCTGCTCGCGACAGGAGTCGGAAACTTGTATCTGTATTTTGGGCGATCGCACCAGTCTTCTGTTTCGCGCCCATAACCCATAACCGATAACTAATGACTAATGACTAATGAAATAGGAACGCTTCCCTGTCAACTGTCAACTGTCAACTGTCAACCCCTCGACTCCGCGGGCGGGCTCTTCTGTCAACTGTCAACTCTTCGACTCCCCTCGACTTCGCGGGCGGGCAAGTCGCGAGCGCGCAAGCTGTCAACCCCTCGACTCCGCGGGCGGGCTCTTCTGTCAACTGACAACTGACAACTGACAACTGACTAATAATCCATTTTCTCGATATGTTCCCGAATTTCATTTAGGTCTATATACCTATCAGTAGCATTTCGCAATTCTCTAGCAATCATTCCTTCGGTGGATACCACAGTAATGTGAGTATTTTTCGATCGCAGTAGCTCTATAGCCCTCTCAAAATCGCCATCCCCGCTAAATAGCACAACTTGGTCGTACTGATCTACCGTATTAAACATATCAACCACAATTTCTATGTCTAAATTAGCCTTTTGAGAATATCTGCCGGAAGCATCATCGTAATATTCCTTAAGAATCTTAGTGCGAACCGTATAACCCAGGCTGATCAAAGCATCTCGAAATCCCCTTTGATCTTGGGGGTCTTTCAAACCCGTATACCAGAAAGCATTGATCAAGATGACATTTGGCTGCGAAGTTTTGAAATATTCGAGCACCCTGCGTGGATCAAAAAACCAGCCGTTCTTTTGTTGAGCGTAGAACATATTGTTCCCGTCCACAAAAATAGAAAGGCGGTTCATTAAGTTTGTCATAGAACTTAGACCTAATAATTGTAGAAAGAAGTTAATCTAAATATCACATTTTAGCAATATGGAGCTAACTGAGGCAATAGATTAAACTTCAGAAAACTCCATCCCCCCAGTATTTCATATTTTTGCCTCTACCGCCAGAGGGCTCTTTTAGGGGTGCTTGGATTCGATCGACCAACCTTCAAAAACCCGACTCTCAGTAACTCGGTAGAGGCTGTGGTTTGAACCTCCCCAGGGCTAAAGCGACGGGGATTCGGGCCCACCCAAAAGGGCGACAGTGGGACATTCAAATATCCCTCTAGACCCTCAAGCTTGTGGCTATTGGGCTTACTTTTTATTTGTTTGTTTTCCGAGTCCATCACTCTTGCCAGATAGGTACGCTCCTCAACCTGCCTTTATTTGCCCTTTAAGTATTCTGGGTTAGCGTGCCAGATATCTCGGTTGCCGGGATTTCTCCGCACTAGGTTGATTCAACACGTAGATGGTTATTCTTACTCACCTCTGGATTTTACCACTGTGGCTGAAGCCGCGCACTCGCTCCAAGGCGACTGAAGTCGCTAATCGGCTAGACCCCAGCCTTAAAAGGACGGGGCTTGCGCCTCGTTTTTCGGTCAAGCTTAATGGGGATCGAAACTACCACGCCAACCACCCTATCGCCCAGCAAGCATACCGAATCGGATTGCAGTATCTTTTTCTCCCCTAATTTCACAGCGCTAGAGCCTAAACTCAAGCCTTTTTGCTTTCCAGGGCCCAGCGAGCTAGCTCTGTCCGGTTGTGCAGACCTGTTTTGCCCAGCATATTGCTAACGTGGCTCTCTATAGTGCGCTGGCTGACATTCATCACGTCTGCGATCTGGCGGTTTGCCATACCCTGCGCTAGCAACTGTACCACCTTTAACTCAGTGGGAGTCAATTCGACATTGCGGCGCGCCTTAATTTTCGGGCCGCTCTCAATACCTGGATTTGAGTGACGAATCAAGCGGGACGCTGCTTTCAGAGAAGATTCTACTTGGGCTACCAGTTCTTCGGGTTCAAAAGGTTTAACTATATAAACATCAGCTCCAGTGCTCAACCCTTTTACTCGATCGGAACTTTGACCTTTGGCGGACAAGAAAAGAACCGGAATCCAACTCGTGCGCGGGTCTTCCCTGATGTGTTTGACTAAAGTGTACCCGTCCATTTCCGGCATCATCACATCACAGATGATCAAATCGGGGACTTCTTGTTCGAGTTTTTCTAGAGCGTGTCTGCCGTTTTCTGCTGTGATGACGTTGTAGCCCCGAAACTCTAAGTAATCCTTGACTAGCAAGATCAAGTTCGGGTCGTCGTCAACCAGCATCAGCCGTTTTTGCTCTCCTGAATTATTGTCCTTCATGTTTCTTCCCGCTAGAGTATCCCGCACAATTCCTTGTTTTTCACTCCTGTTTTTTCCGTCAGTCCAGTGTCAGCCCGGTTGGTTGGGAGTTGAGGACGGCGGTGGGGTGAAGGGATGGCGGTGAGGGGAAAGCGGGGCGGGTGTTACCGCTTCCCAACCAGTGTTCGATGCCCGTTTGTGAATGTCTTGCGACCTGGAACGGAGCCAAAACCTGTAATGGACGATCGCCTGTCACGATCGGCCTTGATTGATGGAAGACTCACGCTCCCGAGCCCAAGTTAAATATTTAATCTCGATCGGTTCAATTGCAAGTTGATGCCCCGGTTTTAAATGATACTTCTGATATAGAGAAATTTAAGCAGGCTCCCTACTTACGTATTTAACTATTTCTAGTGTAGTTTGGCAAACTGCCGGATGTCTGCTACTGAGAAACTTTTCGGTAAACTCTCGCCAGATCGCGATCGAACTGCTTCGATACACCTCCTAAAAAAAACACACAGCGACAAGCAAGACTACCAGAAACAGGCAGGAGAGTACAGTTGTTCGATCGAACCACAGGTGCGATCGCCCAACGCGCTCACGCTCTCTACTTTACCGTCTTAAACCTAACACCTTACTTATCCTGCTGTGCTTTTTCACCGCGCTATAGTTAAATATCTGCTTTCGCCTCAGCAGGCTCCGGCAAAGGATGAGTTAAAAAAGCGTATTCTTCAACCACCTCCTGGCCGATCAGATGTTCTTGAATAATTCTCTCGATGACGGGGGGCGTAACATCGCGGTACCACACTCCGTCTGGGTAGACTACCATAATAGGGCCCGACGCGCACACTCGCAGGCAGTTAGCTTTAGTCCGAAAAATGCAAGTTGGCCGATCGGCTTTTGGCTTGTCCAACCCCAATTCTTGCAAGCGTTTTTTTAAGTAATTCCAAGCCACCAGACTGCTTTCTCGATCGCAACACTTGGGCACGGTTTGGTCGGCACAGATAAAAATATGTCGCTCGATTCGATCTATTCCCAGGCTTTGAACGCAAGCGCTCAAGCCTTGGCTGCAAGATTCATCGTTGTTATTTTCAGATTTATTTTCAAACATTTTATTCATTCGTTAACAATAATTAATTAGCGATCGAAACTCATCACCCCTCTCCCCCTCTCCCCCTCTCTCCCAATCTCTCCCAATCTCTCCCAATCTCCCCCTATCTCCCCTAATCTCCTCCAATCTCCCAACTGTCAACTGTCAACTGTCAACTGTCAACTGTTGAACCCTCATCCTCGGTTCGGGAACCCGTACAGACAGATAAGTTGCGATCGCCCCTTACTAAAGCTAAATTAGCACTCAGGAGTCGAGAGTGCTAATATGTCAGTGTAAGCAGTCAGCCGTTGCTTTCATCGCGACCACTGACGGCTAACTGACTAGGATCTGTAATCTGGAGATTTATTTATGGCAGCAGTATCACTGAGTGTTTCTACCGTTAAACCGCTAGGCGAGCGCGTGTTCGTAAAAGTAAGCGCTAGCGAAGAAAAAACCGCCGGCGGCATCCTTCTACCCGACACAGCTAAGGAAAAGCCCCAAGTAGGTGAAGTCGCGGCCGTGGGCCCCGGCAAGCGCAACGACGACGGCAAGCGCGTTGAAATGGAAGTCAAAGTCGGCGACAAAGTTCTCTACTCGAAGTATGCCGGTACCGACATCAAACTCGGCACCGATGAATACGTCTTGTTAGCCGAAAAAGATATTCTGGCGATCGTCAACTAATTAATCATTAGTCATTAGTCATTAGTCATCAGTCATTAGTTCGATCGCGAGCAACGCAAAAAAACTAATGACAAAGGACAAATGACCGCCATCCCTCCCCAATCAAAAATCTCAAACCCTCTCATCCCCAAAAACTATGGCTAAGCGCATCATCTATAACGAAAATGCACGTCGCGCCCTCGAACGCGGTATGGACATTCTCGCCGAAGCAGTCGCCGTTACCCTCGGCCCCAAAGGACGCAACGTCGTTCTCGAAAAGAAATTCGGAGCTCCTCAAATCGTCAATGACGGCGTAACCATCGCCAAAGAAATCGAACTTGAAGACCACGTAGAAAATACAGGCGTTGCCTTGATCCGTCAAGCCGCCTCCAAAACCAACGACGCAGCAGGCGACGGCACCACAACAGCTACCGTTTTGGCTCACGCCATGGTCAAAGAAGGCCTGCGGAACGTAGCAGCCGGCGCCAATGCGATCGCCCTCAAGCGCGGTGTAGACAAAGCAACCGGCTTTTTGGTCGAAAAAATTGCCGAACACGCCAAACAAGTAGAAGATTCTAAATCCATCGCTCAAGTAGGCTCCATCTCTGCCGGTAACGACGATGAAGTCGGCCAAATGATTGCTAACGCAATGGACAAAGTGGGCAAGGAAGGCGTAATTTCCCTAGAAGAAGGGAAGTCTATGACCACCGAACTCGAAATCACCGAAGGGATGCGCTTCGACAAAGGCTACATTTCTCCCTACTTCGTCACTGACACCGAACGGATGGAAGCGATTCTAGAAGAACCCTTCATCTTGTTGACAGACAAGAAAATCGGCTTGGTACAAGACTTAGTACCAGTGCTCGAACAAGTAGCTCGTTCCGGCCGCCCGCTGTTGATCATTGCAGAAGACATTGAGAAAGAAGCTCTAGCTACTCTCGTTGTCAACAAACTGCGCGGTGTGTTGAACGTGACTGCTGTAAAAGCACCTGGTTTTGGCGATCGACGCAAAGCCATGTTAGAAGATATCGCCGTATTGACCGGCGGTCAACTAATCACCGAAGACGCCGGCTTGAAACTCGAAAACACCAAGCTCGACATGATCGGCAAAGCCCGCCGCATCACCATCACCAAAGACAGCACCACAATTGTTGCCGAAGGTAACGAAGTCGCCGTTAAGTCCCGCTGCGAACAAATTCGCCGTCAAATGGACGAAACCGAATCTTCCTACGACAAAGAAAAACTGCAAGAACGTTTGGCCAAATTGGCTGGCGGCGTCGCAGTCATCAAAGTCGGCGCAGCTACCGAAACCGAAATGAAGGATCGCAAACTGCGTCTTGAAGATGCCATCAACGCCACCAAAGCTGCTGTCGAAGAAGGCATTGTCCCCGGCGGCGGTACAACTTTGGCTCACCTGACTCCTCAATTGGAAGAGTGGGCGAACGCCAATCTCAAGGGCGAAGAATTGACCGGTGCTTTGATTGTGGCACGGGCTCTGGCTGCTCCTCTGAAGCGGATTGCTGAAAACGCTGGTTTGAATGGCGCTGTGATTGCTGAGCGCGTCAAAGAAAAGCCGTTCAACGTTGGTTTCAACGCAGCGACAAATGAGTTTGTCGATATGTTTGAAGCTGGTATCGTTGACCCTGCAAAGGTAACTCGTTCTGCTCTGCAAAATGCTGCATCTATTGCCGGCATGGTGCTGACAACCGAGTGTATCGTCGTTGACAAGCCTGAACCCAAAGAAGGCGCTGCTGCTGGCGGCGGCGGCATGGGCG
The sequence above is drawn from the Microcoleus sp. bin38.metabat.b11b12b14.051 genome and encodes:
- the groL gene encoding chaperonin GroEL (60 kDa chaperone family; promotes refolding of misfolded polypeptides especially under stressful conditions; forms two stacked rings of heptamers to form a barrel-shaped 14mer; ends can be capped by GroES; misfolded proteins enter the barrel where they are refolded when GroES binds) — translated: MAKRIIYNENARRALERGMDILAEAVAVTLGPKGRNVVLEKKFGAPQIVNDGVTIAKEIELEDHVENTGVALIRQAASKTNDAAGDGTTTATVLAHAMVKEGLRNVAAGANAIALKRGVDKATGFLVEKIAEHAKQVEDSKSIAQVGSISAGNDDEVGQMIANAMDKVGKEGVISLEEGKSMTTELEITEGMRFDKGYISPYFVTDTERMEAILEEPFILLTDKKIGLVQDLVPVLEQVARSGRPLLIIAEDIEKEALATLVVNKLRGVLNVTAVKAPGFGDRRKAMLEDIAVLTGGQLITEDAGLKLENTKLDMIGKARRITITKDSTTIVAEGNEVAVKSRCEQIRRQMDETESSYDKEKLQERLAKLAGGVAVIKVGAATETEMKDRKLRLEDAINATKAAVEEGIVPGGGTTLAHLTPQLEEWANANLKGEELTGALIVARALAAPLKRIAENAGLNGAVIAERVKEKPFNVGFNAATNEFVDMFEAGIVDPAKVTRSALQNAASIAGMVLTTECIVVDKPEPKEGAAAGGGGMGGGDFDY